One window of the Populus trichocarpa isolate Nisqually-1 chromosome 9, P.trichocarpa_v4.1, whole genome shotgun sequence genome contains the following:
- the LOC18102096 gene encoding gallate 1-beta-glucosyltransferase 84A24, whose amino-acid sequence MVSESLGHLFLVSFPAQGHVNPLLRLGKILASKGFLVTFSSTEITGKQMRQASDIIDKLTPFGDGFIRFEFFEDGWEEDEDRHQDLDKYLLQLELVGKQVIPQMIKKNAEQGRPVSCLINNPFIPWVTDVATSLGLPSAMLWIQSCACFASYYHYYHGTVPFPDEEHPEIDVQLPCNMPLLKHDEVPSFLYPTTPYPFLRRAILGQYKNLDKPFCILMETFEELEPELIKHMSEIFPIKAVGPLFRNPKASKTTVHGDLLKADDCIEWLDTKPPSSVVYVSFGSVVQLKQDQWNEMACGLLNSGVSFLIVMKPTQKDTGHIDLLVLPDWFLEKAGDRGKVVQWSPQEKVLTHPSVACFVTHCGWNSSMEALTSGMPVVAFPQWGDQVTNAKYLVDILKVGVRMSRGEAENKLITRDEIEKCLLEATVGPKAVEMKQNAMKWKEAAAAAVAEGGSSDWNIRSFTDDIVKAKESEIARKCIGSNEFLVSVVVKSNEKVVELVGSSA is encoded by the coding sequence ATGGTTTCCGAGTCTCTTGGCCATCTCTTCCTTGTTTCTTTCCCAGCCCAAGGCCATGTAAATCCTTTACTTAGACTTGGAAAAATTCTTGCCTCCAAAGGCTTCCTTGTCACCTTCTCCAGTACTGAAATCACTGGCAAACAGATGAGACAAGCCAGTGACATCATAGATAAGCTGACCCCGTTTGGTGATGGCTTTATCCGGTTTGAATTCTTTGAAGATGGATGGGAAGAGGACGAGGACAGGCACCAAGACCTTGATAAATACTTACTTCAACTTGAGCTTGTTGGTAAACAAGTAATTCCTCAAATGATCAAGAAAAATGCAGAGCAAGGGCGGCCTGTTTCTTGCCTCATAAACAACCCTTTCATTCCTTGGGTTACAGATGTGGCCACAAGTCTAGGTCTCCCTTCTGCAATGCTTTGGATTCAATCCTGCGCTTGTTTTGCCTCATATTACCATTACTATCACGGTACTGTACCTTTCCCTGATGAGGAGCACCCCGAGATAGATGTCCAATTACCATGCAATATGCCTCTCCTAAAACATGATGAAGTGCCTAGTTTCTTATATCCTACAACTCCTTATCCTTTCTTGAGGAGGGCTATTTTAGGTCAGTACAAAAATCTTGACAAGCCATTTTGCATCCTGATGGAAACATTCGAAGAGCTTGAACCAGAGCTTATCAAGCACATGTCCGAAATCTTCCCTATCAAGGCCGTTGGGCCGCTATTCAGAAATCCTAAGGCATCAAAGACAACGGTCCATGGAGACTTGCTGAAGGCAGATGATTGCATCGAATGGCTTGACACAAAGCCACCTTCATCAGTTGTTTATGTGTCTTTCGGTAGTGTCGTACAATTGAAGCAAGACCAATGGAACGAGATGGCTTGTGGGTTACTGAATTCGGGGGTCTCCTTCTTGATAGTTATGAAACCAACCCAGAAAGATACAGGACATATTGACCTCCTTGTTCTGCCAGATTGGTTCTTGGAGAAAGCAGGAGACAGGGGCAAGGTGGTGCAATGGAGTCCTCAAGAGAAGGTTTTAACTCACCCATCAGTTGCGTGCTTTGTAACACATTGTGGGTGGAACTCTTCTATGGAAGCACTCACATCAGGCATGCCAGTGGTGGCTTTCCCTCAATGGGGTGATCAAGTAACTAATGCAAAATATTTGGTCGACATCCTTAAGGTTGGTGTGAGAATGAGCCGCGGAGAAGCAGAGAACAAACTGATTACTCGTGATGAGATAGAGAAATGCTTGTTGGAGGCCACAGTGGGACCTAAGGCAGTGGAAATGAAGCAGAATGCAATGAAATGGAAGGAGGCAGCCGCGGCAGCAGTGGCTGAGGGTGGTTCCTCCGACTGGAATATACGATCTTTTACTGACGATATTGTAA